One Paenibacillus thermoaerophilus genomic window carries:
- a CDS encoding cyclic-phosphate processing receiver domain-containing protein, producing the protein MTQRQLLHVYLDDYRPCPAGFALARSAEECLLLLRECEIGILSLDFDLGWGQPNGLSVARAIVMERLYPRAAIYLHSSNPSARSRMMQELHPSLPDGVRLFGAPMPEDIKRVVAAGGDVFAFYRANEETE; encoded by the coding sequence ATGACGCAACGACAGCTTCTGCACGTCTATCTCGACGATTACAGGCCGTGCCCGGCCGGATTCGCGCTGGCGCGTTCCGCCGAAGAATGCTTGCTGCTTCTGCGGGAGTGCGAGATCGGCATCCTCTCGCTCGATTTCGATTTGGGCTGGGGCCAGCCGAACGGGCTGTCGGTCGCCAGAGCGATCGTGATGGAGCGGTTGTATCCGCGTGCGGCGATTTATCTGCACAGCTCCAACCCTTCCGCGCGCAGCCGGATGATGCAGGAACTGCATCCGTCCCTGCCGGACGGCGTCCGGCTGTTCGGCGCGCCGATGCCCGAGGACATTAAACGCGTCGTTGCGGCAGGCGGGGACGTCTTCGCATTTTACCGAGCAAACGAGGAGACAGAATGA